A genomic window from Streptomyces brevispora includes:
- a CDS encoding ABC transporter ATP-binding protein, with amino-acid sequence MVFTGAVKTFGRAGQSVRAVDGIGLTIERGETVALLGRNGAGKSTAISLLLGLNAPDSGSVRVLDRSPEQAVRAGLVGAMLQDGRPIQRVTVRELIAFVASTYPSPMPVTEALGLAGVAEYANRRIDKLSGGQIQRVRFAVALAGNPELIVLDEPTAALDVDGRRAFWNSMRAYARRGNTVIFSTHYLEEADENADRIVVIDRGRIVADGSGETIKGAAGHHLVSFDLAGGPTEGLELLPGVVTVEVTGDRALLHTDDSDATVVELARLGLIRNLQVSLATLEAAFLSLTSTAAPESRTDRKETV; translated from the coding sequence GTGGTCTTCACCGGCGCGGTGAAGACCTTCGGCCGGGCCGGGCAGAGCGTGCGGGCCGTGGACGGGATCGGGCTGACCATCGAACGGGGTGAGACCGTCGCGCTGCTCGGCCGCAACGGCGCGGGAAAGTCCACCGCCATCAGCCTGCTGCTCGGCCTGAACGCGCCGGACTCCGGCAGTGTGCGGGTACTGGACCGCTCCCCCGAGCAGGCGGTGCGGGCCGGTCTGGTCGGCGCGATGCTCCAGGACGGGCGGCCCATCCAGCGGGTGACCGTCCGCGAACTGATCGCCTTCGTCGCCTCCACCTATCCGAGCCCGATGCCGGTCACCGAGGCGCTGGGCCTGGCGGGCGTCGCGGAGTACGCGAACCGGCGGATCGACAAGCTCTCCGGCGGCCAGATCCAACGGGTCCGGTTCGCCGTCGCACTGGCCGGAAACCCTGAACTGATCGTGCTGGACGAGCCGACCGCGGCCCTGGACGTGGACGGGCGCCGCGCCTTCTGGAACTCCATGCGGGCCTACGCCCGGCGCGGCAACACGGTGATCTTCTCCACCCACTACCTGGAGGAGGCCGACGAGAACGCCGACCGGATCGTCGTCATCGACCGGGGCCGGATCGTCGCGGACGGCAGCGGCGAGACCATCAAGGGCGCGGCCGGCCACCACCTGGTCTCCTTCGACCTGGCGGGCGGACCGACCGAGGGGCTTGAGCTGCTGCCCGGCGTCGTCACCGTCGAGGTCACCGGGGACCGGGCGCTGCTGCACACGGACGACTCGGACGCCACCGTCGTGGAGCTCGCCCGGCTGGGCCTGATCCGGAACCTCCAGGTCTCCCTGGCCACGCTGGAGGCCGCGTTCCTCTCCCTCACCTCTACGGCTGCTCCGGAGAGCCGGACCGACCGCAAGGAGACTGTCTGA
- a CDS encoding ABC transporter permease gives MFQYIVLEIRRTLRDGFFLIFGTGMPVMMYLLFTNIGGGEGVDGWKTTAMVGMAAYGALGSAMSIGTGVASDKSLGWLQQLRVTPLSPSQAVVGRAISGSVTVLPTILTVLLAGGLVNGVRLAPWQWIALVLLLWIGALPFTLLGIGNGYRLTPQGTGVVNVACLMGFAIVGGLWFPLELLPGWLGSIGGFTPANRFAELGWAATDGRAPGATTIGVLAAWLLLFGTYAVVSYRRSARTV, from the coding sequence ATGTTCCAGTACATCGTGCTCGAAATCCGCCGGACCCTGCGCGACGGCTTCTTCCTGATCTTCGGTACCGGGATGCCGGTGATGATGTATCTGCTGTTCACCAACATCGGCGGCGGCGAGGGCGTCGACGGCTGGAAGACCACCGCGATGGTCGGCATGGCCGCGTACGGGGCGCTGGGCTCGGCGATGTCGATCGGTACGGGCGTCGCCTCCGACAAGTCCCTCGGCTGGCTGCAGCAGTTGCGGGTCACCCCGCTGTCCCCGTCGCAGGCGGTCGTGGGCCGTGCGATCAGCGGTTCGGTGACGGTGCTCCCGACGATCCTCACCGTGCTGCTGGCCGGCGGACTGGTCAACGGGGTGCGGCTGGCACCCTGGCAGTGGATCGCTCTGGTCCTGCTCCTGTGGATCGGCGCCCTGCCCTTCACCCTGCTCGGAATCGGCAACGGCTACCGGCTGACCCCGCAGGGCACCGGCGTGGTCAACGTCGCGTGCCTGATGGGGTTCGCGATCGTCGGCGGGCTGTGGTTCCCGCTGGAGCTGCTTCCCGGCTGGCTGGGCTCCATCGGCGGGTTCACCCCCGCCAACCGGTTCGCGGAACTGGGCTGGGCGGCCACCGACGGCCGCGCACCCGGCGCCACGACCATCGGTGTACTCGCCGCGTGGCTGCTGCTGTTCGGCACGTACGCCGTGGTCTCGTACCGTCGGTCCGCGAGGACCGTGTGA
- a CDS encoding sensor histidine kinase encodes MIGSGSQAREVRRRQRAERRQWRREHRRPGPPGPYVLLPWLLLGLGAFSNLFQGDTPNPWIGGIGLFAFNSLYIAVVVRGFDKRARESRLTYVLLAALTAVTLGLAAGYGGSWLLFFPLLSLACGTVLRKQWLAVGLLVLAVAACVVAVWHKDSASTPWTLAYGTFISGAVTAALLTLSETVMELRSTRQELARAAVEKERLRFSRDLHDLLGHTISVIVVKSEAARRIAPHDMDQALQQVADIESVGRQALTEIREAVTGYREGSLATELDRARSALTAAGMEPTVRRSGPPLAPQTEALLGWVAREAVTNVLRHSAATACAFVIDGTSDRVRLTVTDDGRNPAAPPTPGIGGTGLKGLSERLAAAGGSLEAGPGPGGGFVVTAELPADASGTSDD; translated from the coding sequence ATGATCGGGAGCGGATCACAAGCGCGCGAGGTACGGCGCAGGCAGCGTGCGGAACGACGGCAGTGGAGGAGGGAGCACCGGCGTCCGGGACCTCCCGGCCCCTACGTCCTGCTCCCCTGGCTGCTGCTGGGCCTGGGCGCCTTCTCCAATCTGTTCCAGGGCGACACCCCCAATCCCTGGATCGGCGGCATCGGCCTGTTCGCCTTCAACTCCCTCTACATCGCGGTGGTGGTCCGGGGCTTCGACAAGAGGGCGCGCGAGAGCCGGTTGACGTACGTGCTGCTGGCCGCGCTGACCGCCGTCACGCTGGGGCTCGCGGCCGGGTACGGCGGCAGCTGGCTGCTGTTCTTCCCGCTGCTCTCGCTGGCCTGCGGGACCGTCCTGCGCAAACAGTGGCTGGCGGTCGGTCTGCTCGTGCTCGCCGTGGCCGCGTGCGTCGTCGCGGTGTGGCACAAGGACAGCGCGTCGACGCCGTGGACGCTGGCCTACGGCACGTTCATCTCCGGTGCGGTGACGGCCGCGCTGCTCACCCTGTCGGAGACGGTGATGGAACTGCGCTCCACCCGGCAGGAACTGGCCCGCGCCGCCGTCGAGAAGGAGCGGCTGCGCTTCTCCCGTGATCTGCATGATCTGCTGGGCCACACCATCTCGGTGATCGTCGTCAAGTCGGAGGCCGCGCGCAGGATCGCGCCGCACGACATGGACCAGGCACTCCAGCAGGTCGCCGACATCGAGTCGGTCGGCCGGCAGGCGCTCACCGAGATCCGTGAGGCGGTCACCGGCTACCGCGAGGGCAGCCTGGCCACCGAGCTCGACCGGGCCAGGTCCGCGCTGACCGCCGCCGGCATGGAACCGACCGTCCGCCGCTCCGGGCCGCCGCTCGCGCCGCAGACGGAGGCGCTGCTCGGCTGGGTGGCCCGGGAGGCCGTGACGAACGTCCTGCGCCACTCCGCCGCCACCGCTTGCGCGTTCGTGATCGACGGAACCTCGGACCGGGTCAGGCTGACGGTCACCGACGACGGCCGGAACCCGGCCGCACCGCCCACCCCGGGCATCGGTGGCACCGGTCTGAAGGGCCTCTCCGAACGGCTGGCGGCGGCAGGCGGCTCCCTGGAGGCGGGCCCGGGACCGGGCGGCGGCTTCGTGGTGACGGCTGAGCTCCCGGCGGACGCGTCGGGCACGTCGGACGACTAG